The Roseofilum reptotaenium CS-1145 genomic sequence CTGTTAGCAATCACCTTGCTCACAAGCTTAAATTCGCGAGATTTAGCCTTCGATCTCAAAGTGCCTGTGGAGTTGCCTGAATATACTCTACAGATGGCTCTACTCGCCCAGGAATCGGGCATTCAGGGGGCTGTCTGTTCTCCTCAAGAAGCGACCCAACTGCGGCGTGTCTGTGGTGACGAGTTTCTGTTGGTTTGTCCGGGGGTACGCCCGACTTGGGCTGAAGGGGGAGACCAGCGACGGGTGATGACTCCCCAAGAGGCACTTAAAGCAGGGGCGAGTTATTTAGTGATTGGGCGACCCATCACAGCGGCTACCGATCCCCAAGGAGCCTGGAGGCGGATTATTGATGAGCTTACAGGTTAAATCCGATGCTGTTCTGGAACTTGACCCTTGGACATCCTTGGGTTGTGTATGAAGGTTCAGAAGTTAGGGTTGCCTCAACTCCAGCGCTTTGCAATGTTGTGGAGTGCAAGGGCAAGGTCGCATCCCCAAAGCTATGTACCACGATCCTATTCCCTATTCCCCATTCCCTATTCCCTAGCGCTTTACGCGATGGGGATAATTTTGAGCAGTTAATCCAGGATATGGTGCAGGATTTTCCCGGTTATGCTAATCGGATGATTCAGCGTCAGCGCGACTTGATAAAACCGAATCCTTTACCCTCAGTCATTACGGTGGGAAAACCCGATTTTGACCCTTTACCGCTTCCCTTTGAAGAAGAGATTCCAGACAATTCCCGTCAAGTGTTTCTCACCTCCTTAGAGCGCACCTATGAAGGGTTGAGCATTGTCGATCGCCAAGTCTATTATTGGCTGTTTTTGAGCGAGACTGAACAGGGATGGGAGTTGGTCTTACTCTTGTCTGCAGTGACGGATGGGGAGCGGTTATTTCGTTTACCAGAGAGTCGAGAAGCCGCCATTTCCGAGGCGATTCGGATTTGGCTGCGCGATTATCAGTTTAATCAGAAAGCGAGTTTCTATAGCAGCGAAAGGGAGAGTTAGGACATTTTCTATTGCGATTCGTGCCTATTGCCTCAAACCATAACCTCACTGTCCTAATCAACTCTTTCACTGCTATATCAGCAAGCGATCTCACTGACCGAGAAGTTGGAAGCCGCTCTACCCTTCTGTATCTGTCTGACTAAATGAATGATGGAGATGATTAAAAATGAGAACATTGAAGATAAGGCGATCGCGGCAGACAGTTGGCTGGAGGTAGGCCAGGTTATGTATGCGGGTGACCCAGGTGGCATTATGGTGAATATTATCACACCCACCCAACCTTATTGTTTATCTTTAACTCATATGAGGATCTGGATTAATGCTCCTGCTCTGGGGAGAAGGCAGTACTTTCGCAATAGTTAATGAATGGGTAAGCTGATAGTGAAAGTGCTGCCCTCTCCCAATTTGGAAACGACGTTGACGCGCCCTCCCATGCCTTC encodes the following:
- the pyrF gene encoding orotidine-5'-phosphate decarboxylase, giving the protein MTAGHRIIVPLDVSSREEAIALLDRLPDVEFWKVGLELFVSTGPSILDELKQRHKRIFLDLKFHDIPNTMAGACRAAGRYGVDLLTVHGVAGRTALQRALEAAREGAESVGLSPPNLLAITLLTSLNSRDLAFDLKVPVELPEYTLQMALLAQESGIQGAVCSPQEATQLRRVCGDEFLLVCPGVRPTWAEGGDQRRVMTPQEALKAGASYLVIGRPITAATDPQGAWRRIIDELTG